The sequence below is a genomic window from Amphiprion ocellaris isolate individual 3 ecotype Okinawa chromosome 16, ASM2253959v1, whole genome shotgun sequence.
TCTTATTCTTAAAATTCAAATGCTGAGTAAAGAAGCCGCTGTTTCCTGTATTCTTGTTTTCTATTGGCTAAGAGTCGTTGGTCGGCTCTGATTCTGACCAATCACAGGATTAGACGAGACAGAACCAGGAAGTTACAAACGGGCAAAGTTACTACACAAGGCTGTGAAGAATTTTGCGATAAAAGAAGAGTTGACGTTCGAAGTAACTCTCATATGTCTTGTCAGTATGGAGGTTACTTCTCTTGTGTCACCACAGGTCTGTAGCTGTTTGTAATGCGCTGCTTTTTCGACGTTTGTCCAGAGTGTTGAGTTTGCTGAACACCGTTATCGTCATATGTTGACATGGAGTTACAGGAAGTCGAGAGGTGCTGCTGTGTAGTTAAAGTGTCGGAGGCATTTTCAGCAAAGAAACCTGTGAGCTGCAGCGGAGTTATCGTCCATCCTCAAACTGGAACTGTCATATGCACCGGCCTCCCTTTTTCACGGTTTATTACCAACGGGGAGCTCCTCTCCTCGAACTGCGGGTTCCTGTCACCGCACAGCTTCAGCGACAAACTTAAAATCCGCGTCAGCGTTTCCGCTCGGCGACATTTGGACGCCAACCAGAGCGCGCAGGGAGAAGCATTCACACCCCCCAGGAGCAAAACAACACGACAACGGGAAGTTGCAGCCGAGTTGCTTATGCTGGTGAACTGTGTGGAGTTCAATCAGGCTTTCCAGGCAGTTTTCCAAGAGGCTGACCAGTGGCGTTTCCATGGcgatgaagaggatgaggagctGCTGAGAGATGCCCAGTTCCTCAGCTGCTTCGCTGTACTCAAGACAAGTGTGGTGGTGGACGGCAGCTCAGATTCACCGACCATCCCCTGGCAGAGCAGCTCATCCCTGCAGAAAGGCTGTCCAGTTGTTGCATGTGGTTCACCTTTTGGCTCCCTCTGCTTGGATCTCTTCATCGGCACCCTCAGCAGAGGTATCATCAGCAACCTTGCGGGAGAGGACAACGCCGTCATCCTCACAGATGCCCGCTGCTTGCCAGGCACAGAAGGTGGAGGGTTGTTTGTGGTGAAAGGTGCAGAAGATGTGCGTCTCATTGGGCTCATCGTGTCTCCGTTTGGCTGGAAGGCGAATGAGTGGATAGGCCTCGCTCTGGTCTGCTCAGTCCACTCCATCTTCAGGAACATCATCCACTGCACGAGCACCCAAGATCCGCTCCGAGATGTTTGGCTCCATCAGGGGGAAACGGGCCTTCGCATGTCCACCACTGCTCAAGGGTCAAAAGCTGTTAAATACCCCACTGTGTGCTTTGTGGACAGTGGACGGTTCTGGGGCTCCGGGGTTGTTGTCACCTCTCAGCTGGTTGTGACTTGCAGACATGTTGTCAATGGGAAGTCAACAGTCACCCTGAAGTTTCATCACAAGGACAGGTGACAGCACGTTTACTATCTTAAAACCTGTTCAAATGTAGGCTGTCAACCATATCCTCTGAACACTAAAAGATTTGATTTAAAGGGAAAAtgaatccaaatctgttagATACTAAAATGAGCTCTGTATTGTTTAAGTGTCTCAGTACATCATTGTTTGAGcatattatatttttagaatattGCTGGTTACACCTCAGTTTCCTGCTATGTTATGTCAAAGTGTTAAAAGGTTTTGAGATATTTTCTTTGAACCTCACAAGCTAATTTAGTGGCACTAAGTTTTAGTATGTTAAAGCTTttgaaactgttaaaatataaaacttaaaatttctttcatttattggGGCTATATATAGGTGCTTTCTTTCATTTACATCTTCCTCAATTTCCTGTAGGCTGTTTTGCAACAAAGATGCAGGACTAAGACCCATCAGAAGGTCTCATATGTGCATCTACaccatattttttaaactgcatttgtgTTTGCAATTGTGATATTATTACCAGCAACGACTTCCACCTGACTCGAGGCTTAATTATccagaataaattaaaataccTGTGTGGATTCAGGGCCTTTAATGAGCTGTATTGCCTCTGATCACAGTTCTTGGTGCCCCCTAAAGAAGTTTTAGCTACAACAAAGGAAAACCACCAGCGCCAAAATGTTaagaattgacaaaaaatgagcgAATCGTATTTTAAACAGTGGGCCttcatttactcaagcataaTAGACAGAAATGCTTGTCAGGTGGTCAAAAATAGCAGGATAATGCATTAAATTCTGTTACATAAGGTAACATATGCTCATTGTCTTGACTGTACATGGATTGATCATGCTTACTGTGATGCATAGTCACCTCCCAAAGACCTActctgagccaggaaaaaccctgaaTGATAAAGAATATATAGGCCTAATGTTTGCTCATTGTTTTGATGATTTCAGGGTCCGTAATCTCATTGGCGATGTCCTGTTTTCCACTAAAGTGTCTTCACCCTATGATCTGGCTTTGGTGCGGCTTAGAGGCTCCATCCCAGAGGCAGTTGTCCCGCAAATGTCGCAGACTTATAC
It includes:
- the tysnd1 gene encoding peroxisomal leader peptide-processing protease translates to MELQEVERCCCVVKVSEAFSAKKPVSCSGVIVHPQTGTVICTGLPFSRFITNGELLSSNCGFLSPHSFSDKLKIRVSVSARRHLDANQSAQGEAFTPPRSKTTRQREVAAELLMLVNCVEFNQAFQAVFQEADQWRFHGDEEDEELLRDAQFLSCFAVLKTSVVVDGSSDSPTIPWQSSSSLQKGCPVVACGSPFGSLCLDLFIGTLSRGIISNLAGEDNAVILTDARCLPGTEGGGLFVVKGAEDVRLIGLIVSPFGWKANEWIGLALVCSVHSIFRNIIHCTSTQDPLRDVWLHQGETGLRMSTTAQGSKAVKYPTVCFVDSGRFWGSGVVVTSQLVVTCRHVVNGKSTVTLKFHHKDRVRNLIGDVLFSTKVSSPYDLALVRLRGSIPEAVVPQMSQTYTPGESVVVVGYGGLGRRCGPSLTSGVLSKTIRLNYEPIMLQTTCAVQAGTSGGAVVQKHSGELLGIVSSNTRDLAASVTYPHLNFSIPVAVFQKLLQRFHQTKDVNVFRVLDTTEKEVRRVWRLQGAQSKL